Proteins found in one Bordetella genomosp. 11 genomic segment:
- the panE gene encoding 2-dehydropantoate 2-reductase, with product MRMLFLGAGGTGGYFGGRAAQAGVDVTFLVREARAAMLREQGLRLRSPRGDATVRPRIVTASDLGGHYDVIVLGCKAYDLASAVTAISPAVGPGSVVLPIMNGMAHYDVLDYSFGAHRVLGGLCQINATIGPEGEIVHMGAHAGFVFGERAGDPRSERCVALERALAPADFSSRLSETIHQDCWEKFVFLCTLAAGTCLLRGTVGEIASTADGQAVMQALLAEAQAVSAAAGYRARPQADAAARKLFADTDSPATASMFRDLRQGMRVEADHIVGDMIARGAATGIATPYLRVAYSHLQVYQNQRERKAA from the coding sequence ATGCGGATGTTGTTCCTCGGTGCCGGCGGCACGGGTGGTTATTTCGGTGGACGCGCGGCACAGGCTGGCGTGGACGTCACCTTCCTGGTGCGCGAGGCGCGTGCGGCGATGCTGCGCGAACAGGGTCTGCGGCTGCGCAGCCCGCGTGGCGATGCCACGGTGCGGCCGCGCATCGTGACCGCCAGCGACCTGGGCGGCCACTACGATGTCATCGTGCTGGGCTGCAAGGCGTACGACCTGGCCAGCGCGGTAACCGCGATCAGCCCGGCGGTGGGGCCGGGATCGGTGGTGCTGCCCATCATGAACGGGATGGCGCATTACGACGTACTGGACTACAGCTTCGGCGCGCATCGGGTGCTGGGCGGCCTGTGCCAGATCAACGCCACGATCGGCCCGGAGGGCGAGATCGTCCACATGGGCGCGCACGCCGGTTTCGTGTTCGGCGAACGCGCGGGCGATCCCCGCAGCGAGCGCTGCGTGGCGCTGGAGCGCGCCCTTGCCCCGGCCGATTTTTCTTCGCGGCTGAGCGAGACCATCCACCAGGACTGCTGGGAGAAATTCGTCTTCCTCTGCACGCTGGCGGCGGGAACCTGCTTGCTGCGCGGCACCGTGGGGGAAATCGCGTCCACCGCGGATGGGCAGGCGGTCATGCAGGCCCTGCTGGCGGAGGCCCAGGCGGTCTCCGCCGCGGCCGGCTACCGTGCGCGGCCGCAGGCCGATGCGGCGGCGCGCAAGCTCTTCGCCGATACGGATTCCCCGGCAACGGCGTCGATGTTCCGCGACCTGCGGCAAGGCATGCGGGTGGAAGCGGATCATATCGTCGGCGATATGATCGCCCGTGGCGCCGCCACCGGCATTGCCACCCCCTATCTGCGCGTGGCTTATTCGCATCTGCAGGTCTACCAGAACCAGCGGGAGCGGAAGGCCGCCTGA
- a CDS encoding nucleoside 2-deoxyribosyltransferase, protein MAPASSAKPFSLYLAGYDVFRPDAVAHGEHLKRLCARHGLRGLYPLDKAGPPGLAGPELAAWIYRANVALIRQADGVIANLNPFRGAEPDSGTAFEVGYAVALGKPVWAYSSVASSIVEQVAVGKSADGGVHIDAQGYTVEDFGMNLNLMLACSATVVIGDVQACLSRVVQDLETPF, encoded by the coding sequence ATGGCTCCTGCTTCTTCCGCAAAACCGTTCTCTCTCTACCTGGCGGGCTACGATGTATTCCGGCCCGACGCCGTCGCGCATGGCGAACACCTGAAACGCCTGTGTGCCCGGCATGGACTGCGCGGCCTGTATCCCCTGGACAAGGCGGGTCCCCCCGGGCTGGCCGGCCCGGAATTGGCGGCATGGATCTATCGCGCCAATGTGGCATTGATCCGCCAGGCAGATGGCGTCATCGCCAATCTGAACCCCTTCCGCGGCGCGGAACCGGATTCGGGAACCGCCTTCGAGGTCGGTTATGCCGTGGCGCTGGGCAAGCCCGTCTGGGCGTATTCCTCCGTGGCGTCTTCCATCGTCGAGCAGGTAGCCGTCGGCAAGTCGGCCGACGGCGGCGTCCATATCGACGCGCAAGGCTACACCGTGGAGGACTTCGGGATGAATCTGAATCTGATGCTGGCCTGCAGCGCCACCGTCGTGATCGGCGACGTGCAGGCGTGCCTGTCGCGGGTCGTCCAGGACCTGGAGACGCCCTTTTGA
- the ribB gene encoding 3,4-dihydroxy-2-butanone-4-phosphate synthase, whose translation MSQASTPTIATDPRTPSIFAQPFPMRLARALHHMRLGRPVVVLDDDDRENEADLIVAADKITVPVMAQLIRDCSGIVCLCLTDETLDRLALPPMTARNESRHGTAFTVSIEAREGVTTGVSAKDRVTTIRAAIAPHAQAGDIVSPGHVFPLRAQPGGVLARRGHTEGSVDLAILAGLRPAAVLCELMNDDGTMTRGDAIDRYAAKHGLVALTIAELADYRRALATQDRAALDLESKAA comes from the coding sequence GATCCGCGCACGCCGTCGATCTTCGCGCAACCTTTCCCCATGCGCCTGGCGCGGGCCCTGCATCACATGCGCCTGGGCCGTCCCGTCGTCGTCCTGGACGACGACGACCGGGAAAACGAAGCCGACCTGATCGTCGCCGCCGACAAGATCACAGTTCCCGTCATGGCCCAGCTGATCCGCGACTGCAGCGGCATCGTCTGCCTGTGCCTGACCGACGAGACGCTGGATCGCCTGGCCCTGCCGCCCATGACGGCGCGCAACGAAAGCCGTCACGGCACCGCCTTCACCGTATCGATCGAGGCACGCGAAGGCGTCACCACCGGCGTCTCGGCCAAGGATCGGGTCACCACCATCCGCGCCGCCATCGCGCCGCACGCCCAGGCCGGCGACATCGTCAGCCCGGGACACGTCTTTCCGCTGCGCGCCCAGCCCGGCGGCGTGCTGGCGCGGCGCGGCCATACGGAAGGATCGGTCGACCTGGCCATCCTGGCCGGACTGCGCCCGGCGGCCGTGCTGTGCGAACTTATGAACGACGACGGCACGATGACCCGCGGCGATGCCATCGACCGCTACGCCGCCAAGCACGGCCTGGTCGCCCTGACCATCGCGGAACTGGCCGACTATCGCCGCGCCCTGGCCACGCAGGACCGCGCGGCGCTGGACCTGGAGTCGAAGGCCGCCTAG
- a CDS encoding zf-TFIIB domain-containing protein produces the protein MKCPACREPELVMSARQNIEIDYCPQCRGVWLDRGELDKLIERSLQETAAAQTVASAPPAQARPYRDDDRDRHYDRHDRGHDRGYRKKSFWHEIFD, from the coding sequence ATGAAGTGCCCTGCCTGCCGAGAACCCGAGCTGGTCATGTCCGCCCGGCAAAATATCGAGATCGACTATTGCCCTCAATGCCGCGGCGTCTGGCTGGACCGCGGCGAACTGGACAAGCTGATCGAGCGCAGCCTGCAGGAAACCGCCGCCGCGCAAACCGTCGCATCCGCGCCGCCTGCCCAGGCCCGTCCCTATCGGGACGACGATCGCGACCGCCACTACGACCGCCATGACCGCGGGCACGACCGCGGCTATCGCAAGAAATCCTTCTGGCACGAGATCTTCGACTAA
- a CDS encoding phytanoyl-CoA dioxygenase family protein, which yields MNQEYLLPEETTAEYKARGYIALEEICPPDEVAQIRKTLMRMFENKVGYEEGAQYDFASRDDPNKPQVFPSLHDPSHYAPELLKTTYHRRALAIARQLLGPDAALYGEHALLKPARVGPETPWHQDEAFRSPDFEYRELSIWLPLQPVGEINGCMQFIPGSNRYEVLEHRSPGYDKTLHPLECCDEFPRSSAVPVPLPAGGCTVHDMRTLHYTGPNTSDSPRLAYILIFNVPPVYKPGLRKFEWLEGRKTDSQVRKREWHRRGGIAIEVMRRLPRARLTNGRWMAWAAIRAVSKVWHRPR from the coding sequence GTGAACCAGGAATATCTCCTTCCGGAAGAAACGACGGCCGAATACAAAGCACGGGGATACATAGCCCTGGAAGAGATCTGCCCGCCGGATGAAGTAGCGCAGATACGCAAGACGTTGATGCGCATGTTCGAGAACAAAGTGGGGTACGAGGAGGGCGCGCAATACGATTTCGCCAGCCGCGACGACCCCAACAAGCCGCAGGTCTTCCCCAGTCTGCACGATCCCTCGCACTACGCGCCCGAACTGCTGAAGACCACGTATCACCGGCGCGCGCTGGCCATCGCGCGGCAATTGCTGGGGCCGGACGCCGCCCTGTATGGCGAGCACGCGCTGCTCAAGCCGGCGCGCGTCGGGCCCGAAACGCCATGGCACCAGGACGAAGCCTTCCGTTCGCCGGATTTCGAGTATCGCGAGCTCAGCATCTGGCTGCCGCTGCAACCGGTGGGAGAGATCAACGGGTGCATGCAATTCATACCGGGATCGAACCGCTACGAGGTGCTTGAGCACCGTTCGCCCGGGTACGACAAGACCCTGCATCCGCTGGAATGCTGCGACGAGTTCCCCCGCTCCAGCGCGGTGCCGGTGCCCCTGCCGGCCGGCGGCTGCACCGTGCACGACATGCGCACCCTCCATTACACGGGTCCGAATACCTCGGATAGCCCGCGCCTGGCCTATATCCTGATATTCAATGTGCCGCCGGTCTACAAGCCGGGCCTGCGCAAGTTCGAGTGGCTGGAAGGCCGCAAAACGGATAGCCAGGTTCGCAAGCGCGAATGGCACCGCCGCGGCGGGATCGCCATCGAGGTCATGAGGCGGCTGCCTCGCGCGCGGCTGACCAACGGCAGATGGATGGCCTGGGCGGCCATCCGTGCCGTCAGCAAGGTGTGGCACCGGCCACGCTGA
- a CDS encoding nuclear transport factor 2 family protein, translated as MKLKPFAAAFLLCAAACLGGAAHAAPADNKAVVTAFFRMLFQDKNVDKALQTYVDKDLIQHDPYLPDGASAMADFYAPYLEQHPTASASIKRMIAEDDLVVVHYLWKESPEDAGQAVVDIFRLRDGKIVEHWDVSQDIPENPANRNTMF; from the coding sequence ATGAAGCTCAAACCCTTCGCCGCCGCCTTCCTGTTGTGCGCGGCCGCATGCCTGGGCGGTGCCGCGCACGCGGCGCCGGCCGACAACAAGGCGGTGGTCACGGCATTCTTCCGCATGCTGTTCCAGGACAAGAACGTCGACAAGGCGTTGCAGACGTATGTCGACAAGGACCTGATCCAGCACGATCCCTATCTGCCGGATGGCGCATCGGCGATGGCGGACTTCTACGCCCCCTACCTGGAGCAGCATCCCACGGCGAGCGCGAGCATCAAGCGCATGATCGCGGAAGACGATCTGGTGGTGGTCCATTACCTGTGGAAGGAATCGCCCGAGGATGCCGGGCAGGCAGTCGTCGATATCTTCCGCCTGCGGGACGGCAAGATCGTCGAGCATTGGGATGTCAGCCAGGATATTCCCGAGAACCCCGCGAACCGGAACACGATGTTCTAG